The following proteins come from a genomic window of Synechococcus sp. BIOS-E4-1:
- the ligA gene encoding NAD-dependent DNA ligase LigA: MTAPAPDNASTQFSERAAELRQLLTRAAHAYYVLDAPELEDAVYDQLYRELLDLETAHPELVCADSPTQRVGGTPSEGFASVAHRIPLFSLDNAFSAEELRSWYARLLKVLDREPQAGEPLPALAMVGELKIDGNALALSYENGVLIRGTTRGDGEQGEEITTNVRTIASIPLRLQLDPPPAWVEVRGEALIPDRTFAAINADRAARDEPLFANPRNACAGTLRQLDPKVVAARRLDFFAYTLHLPDNWAGPRPISQWECLSWLSSAGFRVNPNAALLPDLAAVETFFNSWDSQRHDLDYATDGVVVKLNDLRLQDSAGFTQKAPRWAIALKYPAEEAPSRLLRITCQVGRTGVITPVAEFEPVALAGTSVSRATLHNADRLAELDLHSGDTIVVRKAGEIIPEVLRVLSELRPEGARPLDLPHQCPSCASELVRESGEAATRCVNSSCPAILRGALRHWVSKAALDVEGMGGKLIEQLVERGLVRSISDLYGLDAALLSSLERMGEKSAENLISAMEASRSQPWARQLYGLGIHHVGEVNAKGLAAAFPDIDTLSSTAVDHPEAISELHGIGPEITQSLQQWFNTPANQTLIKQLQDVGLSLASSEQERQELASRSSTNGVLSGQTVVLTGTLPSMSRTQAKELIEAAGGKVSGSVSKKTTFLLAGEEAGSKLEKANKLGISVIDEAGLVALLQSSKT, translated from the coding sequence GTGACAGCGCCAGCTCCAGACAACGCGTCGACTCAGTTCAGCGAGCGCGCCGCTGAACTGAGACAGCTGCTCACCCGGGCCGCCCACGCGTACTACGTATTGGATGCTCCCGAGCTTGAGGATGCTGTCTACGACCAGCTTTACCGGGAACTGCTGGATCTGGAGACGGCTCACCCCGAGCTGGTGTGCGCCGACAGCCCCACCCAACGAGTGGGTGGGACGCCCTCCGAGGGATTCGCCAGCGTCGCCCACCGCATCCCGCTGTTCAGTCTCGACAATGCATTCAGCGCCGAAGAGTTGCGCAGCTGGTACGCACGCCTGCTGAAGGTGCTCGACAGAGAGCCGCAGGCGGGTGAACCCCTGCCGGCACTGGCCATGGTCGGGGAACTCAAGATCGATGGCAATGCCCTCGCTCTCAGCTACGAAAACGGAGTCCTGATTCGAGGCACCACCCGCGGTGACGGGGAACAGGGAGAAGAGATCACCACCAATGTGCGCACCATCGCGTCGATCCCTCTGCGCCTGCAGCTCGACCCACCACCGGCCTGGGTGGAAGTTCGTGGCGAGGCTCTGATTCCCGATCGCACCTTCGCTGCCATCAATGCCGACCGGGCAGCGCGGGATGAACCGCTGTTCGCCAATCCACGCAATGCCTGTGCCGGCACCCTGCGCCAGCTCGATCCGAAAGTGGTGGCGGCACGTCGACTGGATTTCTTCGCCTACACACTGCACCTACCGGACAACTGGGCTGGGCCACGCCCGATCAGCCAGTGGGAGTGCCTCAGCTGGCTGAGCAGCGCAGGCTTCCGGGTGAATCCCAACGCAGCCCTGCTGCCGGATCTTGCTGCGGTGGAGACCTTCTTCAACAGCTGGGACAGCCAACGTCACGACCTTGATTACGCCACTGACGGAGTCGTGGTGAAACTGAACGATCTGCGTCTTCAAGACAGCGCAGGCTTCACGCAGAAAGCACCACGCTGGGCCATCGCGCTGAAATACCCAGCCGAGGAAGCTCCGAGCCGGCTGCTCCGCATCACCTGCCAGGTGGGCCGAACCGGCGTGATCACCCCGGTGGCCGAATTCGAACCGGTCGCCCTGGCTGGCACCAGCGTCAGTCGCGCCACCCTGCACAACGCCGACCGACTGGCGGAACTGGATCTCCACAGCGGCGACACGATTGTGGTGCGCAAGGCCGGAGAAATCATCCCTGAGGTACTCCGCGTGCTTTCCGAACTCAGGCCTGAAGGCGCTCGACCGCTTGATCTTCCCCATCAGTGCCCCAGCTGCGCCTCTGAGCTTGTTCGCGAAAGCGGTGAAGCCGCAACCCGCTGCGTGAACAGCAGCTGCCCGGCAATTCTGCGAGGCGCTTTACGTCACTGGGTCAGCAAAGCAGCCCTCGACGTGGAGGGAATGGGCGGGAAATTAATCGAACAGCTGGTTGAGAGGGGGCTCGTACGTTCAATCTCCGACCTGTATGGCCTTGATGCCGCGCTGCTGAGCAGCCTGGAACGGATGGGTGAGAAAAGTGCTGAAAATCTCATCTCAGCAATGGAGGCTTCCCGTTCCCAGCCCTGGGCACGCCAGCTCTATGGACTTGGCATCCACCATGTGGGCGAGGTCAACGCCAAAGGCCTCGCAGCAGCCTTTCCAGACATCGACACGCTTAGCAGCACTGCCGTTGATCACCCTGAAGCGATCAGCGAGCTGCACGGCATTGGTCCGGAGATCACCCAGAGCCTGCAGCAATGGTTCAACACCCCTGCCAATCAGACGCTGATTAAGCAGCTTCAGGACGTTGGCCTCTCCCTCGCCAGCAGTGAGCAGGAGCGCCAGGAGTTGGCAAGCCGCAGCAGCACGAATGGAGTGCTCTCCGGTCAAACCGTCGTCCTCACAGGCACGCTTCCCTCCATGAGCCGCACTCAGGCAAAGGAGCTGATCGAAGCCGCAGGTGGCAAGGTCAGTGGATCCGTGAGCAAAAAAACGACCTTCCTGCTCGCTGGAGAAGAGGCCGGCAGCAAGCTGGAGAAGGCCAACAAACTGGGGATCAGCGTGATCGATGAAGCGGGACTGGTCGCCTTGCTCCAATCAAGCAAAACCTAA
- a CDS encoding TIGR00341 family protein produces MDSASPFRSVLNNLSGEWQINLENRIPRKELYQARIASSKPSLGFFVLLLCAAVIATLGLISNSPAVVIGAMIVAPLMDPILSLAFALSISNNKLAKRSLLTVVIGVIAVVATAALLASLLDVSEVNREMTSRTAPNLIDLGVAVAAAVAGSFSMTRERLSNSLAGVAIAVALVPPLCVCGIGLSMGNEVVAVFGRGTVAGITNQISEGSFLLFLVNLIGITVASLFIFLVQRYGSVVQCWRNLLLWLALLGLLCIPLSSALHDFNVKQKIVSRFDTFKAGQVNQLKITSKNAYLWQRVRLLFSNVRVLNNKASVDLVLSAPRGVLNEDLANEISETLMNNAKQEFQLDDIKITISVIPNQINKFSDTSALPASQ; encoded by the coding sequence GTGGACTCTGCCTCTCCCTTTCGAAGCGTTCTGAACAATCTGTCCGGCGAATGGCAGATCAACCTCGAGAACCGGATACCGCGCAAGGAGCTTTACCAGGCCCGAATCGCATCATCCAAGCCCTCACTTGGTTTTTTCGTGCTGCTGCTGTGCGCGGCGGTGATCGCCACTCTGGGACTGATCTCCAACAGCCCGGCAGTCGTGATCGGAGCCATGATCGTGGCGCCACTGATGGATCCAATCCTCAGCCTCGCGTTTGCTCTCTCCATCAGCAACAACAAGCTGGCAAAACGCTCACTGCTGACGGTGGTGATCGGTGTGATCGCTGTGGTTGCCACCGCAGCACTGCTGGCGTCACTGCTGGATGTGAGTGAGGTGAATCGCGAGATGACGTCTCGCACAGCGCCCAATCTGATTGACCTGGGAGTGGCAGTGGCGGCCGCTGTCGCCGGATCCTTCAGCATGACCCGCGAACGTCTGTCCAATTCCCTGGCCGGCGTCGCCATCGCTGTGGCTCTGGTTCCACCACTGTGCGTCTGCGGCATCGGCCTGAGCATGGGCAATGAGGTGGTGGCGGTGTTTGGTCGCGGCACGGTGGCCGGCATCACCAATCAGATCTCCGAAGGCTCCTTCCTGCTGTTCCTGGTCAACCTGATTGGGATCACGGTGGCAAGCCTGTTCATCTTCCTCGTGCAGCGTTACGGCAGCGTCGTTCAGTGCTGGCGCAATCTGCTGTTATGGCTGGCGCTTCTGGGACTGTTGTGCATTCCCCTGTCTTCGGCTCTGCATGACTTCAATGTCAAGCAGAAGATCGTCAGCAGGTTCGACACCTTCAAGGCAGGTCAGGTCAATCAGCTCAAGATCACCAGCAAGAACGCCTATTTGTGGCAAAGGGTGCGGCTGCTGTTCAGCAATGTGCGGGTGCTCAACAACAAGGCCAGCGTGGATCTGGTCTTGAGCGCACCACGGGGGGTTCTCAACGAAGACCTGGCCAATGAAATCTCCGAAACACTTATGAACAATGCGAAACAGGAGTTCCAACTTGATGACATCAAAATCACGATCAGCGTGATTCCCAATCAGATCAACAAATTCAGCGACACCTCAGCACTTCCGGCCTCGCAATGA
- a CDS encoding TVP38/TMEM64 family protein, whose amino-acid sequence MDAIAHLIDTEAVLAWLQSPAGVLLFVPLYAIWVTLLLPGIWASMLAGALYGPWWGSLIVFAGATLGAEAAFLLGRHWLRGWAQQRLSRFPKLLAIEKAVSREGFRLVLLTRLSPAFPFSLLNLAYGLSEVSLRDYNLGLIGIIPGTILFCALGALAGSAARFGEVLAGETSAQAWVLRVVGVLATVGVVWLVGRSARKALQEAGADAQDSEL is encoded by the coding sequence ATGGACGCGATCGCTCATCTGATTGACACCGAGGCGGTTCTGGCATGGCTGCAGTCGCCCGCGGGAGTTCTGCTTTTTGTGCCCCTTTACGCCATCTGGGTGACCCTGCTGCTGCCAGGGATCTGGGCTTCGATGCTGGCGGGTGCGCTGTATGGACCCTGGTGGGGCAGCCTGATCGTGTTTGCCGGGGCAACCCTTGGAGCTGAGGCCGCGTTTTTGCTGGGCAGGCACTGGCTCAGGGGCTGGGCGCAGCAGCGCCTTAGCCGTTTTCCCAAGCTGCTGGCGATTGAGAAGGCCGTCAGTCGGGAGGGGTTTCGCTTGGTGTTGCTGACGCGTCTCTCACCAGCGTTCCCCTTCTCTTTGCTGAACCTGGCCTATGGACTGAGTGAGGTGAGTCTGCGGGATTACAACCTCGGCTTGATTGGGATCATTCCTGGAACGATTCTGTTCTGCGCTCTTGGTGCTCTGGCCGGCAGTGCTGCCAGATTTGGCGAAGTGTTGGCCGGGGAGACCTCCGCTCAGGCATGGGTGCTTCGGGTCGTGGGAGTGCTGGCCACGGTGGGAGTGGTCTGGCTGGTGGGACGTTCCGCTCGCAAAGCCCTACAGGAAGCAGGCGCTGATGCTCAGGATTCTGAGCTCTGA
- a CDS encoding extracellular solute-binding protein: protein MTLPLSGQPVRHRLVLLGLLCTAGLLSACSSNGRTPIKLLRVARILPTNEKVTPADSSRDRQRLRSFQNNLWDVVPGLRIQPALYSEAAVESELERQTYSGLGPDLVMGDARVIQELSVANLLDPVPITPEQRSAIAPGLLQRVTNSRGEVTGLPVSQYIQLACYDKRKLKEPPTTLALMSKQSSEGQVFGITQNFEDLYWSMSGFKAGSALASSLRGKQPTAQQTQRLVSWLSWLRDASYQQNVMFWRDQATLRKQLIGGKLHWISCWTSQLPQLREALKDNLGVASLPAGPAAPAMPITKLQVWGLGRNSSARQRDTAEELMQFIVQPWAQKTWSLRYRTNYPVNPAAATIINRQIPGIENLYLFKGKEEIQIGDEIVGAIDAQPKLARAIQQILNDVIFGAKTPAKAAERLQTVLSQSS from the coding sequence ATGACCCTTCCCCTCTCAGGACAACCAGTCCGTCATCGCCTGGTGCTACTTGGTCTTCTCTGCACAGCTGGGCTGCTGAGCGCCTGCAGCAGCAACGGTCGAACCCCGATCAAATTGCTGCGTGTGGCCCGCATCCTGCCGACCAATGAAAAAGTCACCCCGGCTGACAGTTCCAGGGACCGTCAGCGTCTGCGCAGTTTTCAAAACAACCTTTGGGATGTGGTTCCAGGGCTGCGCATCCAACCCGCTCTCTATTCAGAAGCGGCTGTCGAATCTGAACTGGAACGCCAGACCTACAGCGGACTTGGGCCGGATCTGGTGATGGGAGATGCCCGCGTGATCCAGGAACTCTCCGTCGCGAATCTGCTGGACCCAGTGCCCATCACGCCAGAGCAACGCAGCGCCATCGCACCAGGCCTGCTGCAACGCGTCACCAATTCCCGTGGAGAAGTCACAGGTCTTCCGGTCTCCCAGTACATCCAGCTCGCCTGTTACGACAAACGCAAACTCAAGGAGCCGCCAACAACGCTCGCACTGATGTCCAAACAGAGCAGCGAAGGTCAGGTGTTTGGCATCACCCAGAACTTTGAAGACCTCTACTGGAGCATGAGCGGATTCAAGGCCGGCAGCGCACTGGCGAGTTCCCTGCGCGGCAAACAACCCACTGCACAACAAACCCAGCGATTGGTCAGCTGGCTGAGCTGGCTGCGGGATGCCAGCTATCAGCAGAACGTGATGTTCTGGAGGGATCAGGCCACACTGCGCAAGCAGCTGATTGGTGGAAAACTCCACTGGATCAGCTGCTGGACCTCACAGTTACCCCAACTGAGAGAAGCCTTGAAAGACAATCTCGGCGTTGCCTCGTTGCCGGCTGGACCCGCAGCCCCTGCCATGCCCATCACCAAACTCCAGGTGTGGGGACTGGGCCGCAACTCCAGTGCGCGCCAGCGGGATACCGCCGAAGAACTGATGCAGTTCATCGTTCAACCATGGGCCCAGAAGACCTGGTCATTGCGCTACCGCACCAACTACCCAGTGAATCCCGCAGCCGCCACGATTATCAACCGGCAAATCCCTGGTATCGAGAATCTCTACTTATTCAAAGGCAAGGAAGAAATTCAAATTGGCGATGAAATTGTTGGTGCCATCGATGCCCAGCCAAAACTCGCTCGAGCCATCCAACAGATCCTCAATGATGTGATCTTCGGGGCGAAAACTCCCGCCAAGGCAGCTGAGCGACTGCAGACCGTGTTGAGCCAATCCTCATGA
- a CDS encoding mechanosensitive ion channel family protein, with translation MTTTLSDLLITVAPGDILVEMLSWLSFVQRWPVLIQLMLVLIVLLIARTRSILLKRNQRLQRLLNRAGLHQRLPDSIRVLLGPALVLLMAGVFALIQVPYGLLRYFGLLWLGWNLFTPLKTLVEKTNPRFPIGEVETTLFKPIYVFTATLSLLSLLGSRENLSRIGVANLFGVEITLGKMYTAIVAIYLIVTIASRPAALMAWLSGVIFGVQKRNQRGLELLFRYSVIGIGIIGVAYYIGINGNAFVAIAGGLSVGIGFGTKEIISNFISSIWLLFEGSVRPGEILMINGDPCTVRKLGLRATQLRRGRDGAELLIPNQNFFTQEAASYTATETSRRDSLLVGAAYQHDPDKIIDILLEIAAEHSKVKKYPPPAAFVMDFAESSIIYKMSFWVADPLDAFNVGSDLRRAIWKRFEKDNITIPFPQRQIYPMEWPPSTGKGLTPQLQAEQVIEPEATEDVS, from the coding sequence ATGACTACCACCCTCTCCGATCTGCTGATCACGGTGGCGCCTGGAGACATCCTGGTCGAGATGCTCAGCTGGCTGTCATTTGTGCAGCGCTGGCCTGTTCTCATCCAATTGATGTTGGTGTTGATCGTGCTTCTGATTGCACGCACACGCAGCATCCTTCTCAAGCGCAACCAACGTCTCCAGCGCCTTCTGAACCGAGCAGGCCTGCATCAACGCTTGCCTGATTCAATCCGCGTCTTGCTGGGACCGGCCCTGGTGCTGCTGATGGCAGGGGTCTTCGCACTAATCCAGGTTCCCTACGGTCTGCTGCGTTACTTCGGACTGCTCTGGCTGGGCTGGAATCTGTTCACACCTTTGAAAACATTGGTGGAAAAAACCAATCCCCGCTTCCCGATCGGAGAAGTGGAGACCACCCTGTTCAAGCCAATCTATGTGTTCACAGCCACCTTGTCGCTGCTGAGCCTGCTGGGTAGTCGAGAAAACCTGTCAAGGATCGGAGTTGCCAATCTCTTTGGAGTTGAGATCACTCTCGGCAAGATGTACACCGCCATCGTGGCGATTTACCTCATCGTGACCATTGCCTCCAGACCGGCGGCACTGATGGCCTGGCTCAGTGGTGTGATTTTCGGAGTACAGAAACGCAATCAACGCGGCCTTGAGTTGCTGTTCCGCTACAGCGTGATCGGAATCGGCATCATCGGTGTGGCTTACTACATCGGCATCAACGGAAACGCGTTTGTAGCCATCGCCGGTGGATTGTCAGTGGGGATTGGTTTCGGCACCAAGGAAATCATCTCCAACTTCATCAGCAGCATCTGGCTGTTGTTCGAAGGATCAGTCCGACCAGGCGAGATCCTGATGATCAACGGTGATCCATGCACCGTGCGAAAACTGGGCCTGCGCGCCACCCAGCTGAGACGAGGTCGCGATGGCGCCGAATTGCTGATTCCGAATCAGAACTTCTTCACTCAGGAGGCCGCATCGTACACAGCGACAGAAACCTCAAGGCGCGACAGCCTGTTGGTTGGAGCTGCCTATCAACACGACCCAGACAAGATCATCGACATTCTGCTGGAGATTGCGGCAGAGCATTCCAAAGTGAAAAAGTATCCGCCACCAGCGGCTTTTGTGATGGATTTCGCAGAATCCTCGATCATTTACAAGATGTCGTTCTGGGTTGCAGATCCTCTTGATGCATTCAACGTGGGCAGTGATCTTCGTCGCGCGATCTGGAAGCGCTTTGAGAAAGACAACATCACCATTCCCTTCCCTCAGCGCCAGATCTACCCGATGGAGTGGCCGCCCAGCACAGGCAAAGGCCTTACGCCCCAGCTACAAGCCGAGCAGGTGATTGAACCGGAAGCCACAGAGGACGTGAGCTAG
- a CDS encoding mechanosensitive ion channel family protein, with product MNEVLELGLLAQAEVNRISTTLVIASITWAVMNIGQTVLRSASMRRWIQIEDQQDESMLINVMSRLFTIAVLLVATAALMVTFGVPSGAIATMLGGAGIGLSFATQQISQNFLSGFMLFFNRPFREGDWINANSLEGTVESIGWYYTRIRTFDRRPLYIPNSVFATNPIENPGEMYNRRIRANISLRYEDLGKINGITKEVRNHLQQHPDIDQSQTILVNFNEWDASSINMMVYCFTKTTVWKDWLDIQQSIFLDIAGIVQRSGADFAFDCTTLYPAPNISANAITASIGMQKQE from the coding sequence GTGAACGAGGTTCTTGAACTGGGACTGCTCGCTCAAGCTGAAGTGAACAGAATCTCCACAACACTGGTGATCGCCAGCATCACCTGGGCTGTGATGAACATCGGCCAGACCGTACTGAGGTCTGCATCCATGAGGCGGTGGATCCAGATCGAGGATCAACAGGATGAATCCATGCTGATCAATGTGATGAGCAGGCTCTTCACCATTGCAGTGCTGCTGGTCGCCACTGCAGCACTGATGGTGACCTTTGGGGTTCCATCGGGAGCCATCGCGACCATGCTCGGCGGAGCAGGAATCGGCCTCTCATTCGCGACCCAACAGATCAGCCAGAACTTCCTCTCAGGCTTCATGCTGTTTTTCAACCGCCCATTCCGAGAAGGCGACTGGATTAACGCCAATAGCCTCGAAGGAACTGTTGAATCCATCGGCTGGTATTACACACGAATTCGCACTTTTGACCGTAGGCCGCTTTATATCCCGAATTCCGTATTTGCTACGAACCCGATCGAAAATCCAGGTGAAATGTACAACCGCAGAATCCGTGCAAATATCAGCTTGCGCTATGAAGATTTAGGCAAAATCAACGGCATTACCAAGGAAGTTCGCAATCATCTTCAGCAACACCCAGATATCGATCAAAGCCAGACAATTCTTGTGAACTTCAACGAATGGGATGCATCGTCCATCAACATGATGGTTTACTGCTTTACCAAAACAACAGTATGGAAAGACTGGCTCGACATCCAACAATCCATTTTCCTAGACATCGCTGGAATTGTTCAACGCAGCGGCGCTGATTTTGCCTTTGACTGCACCACGCTGTACCCCGCCCCAAATATCAGCGCAAACGCAATAACTGCATCCATAGGCATGCAAAAACAGGAATGA
- a CDS encoding ABC transporter substrate-binding protein, whose product MTTAAAIPVLLTGCARGIQPPNTLFIAYGIEDSWFSKESKTLIEGRLTEFTENFKRTSPDTNVVLFGYKFGQLQEQIISDTKLNLGPDLIVSASGLIKSLHNKGYVDALPARINWDQTYSPLVKEIASIKGQYVAAPVLIFTQVACYNKRTVPASPQTIQELEELTASGTRVGLSLTPEGLWWTAGSMGAIKEMSALGLNKSKTTKFKSIRSWLAWLRKAALYKNISFFKSELRKDESLINGELDWISCDAGGIEQLRNKMGDTLGVSALPNGAQTAAFPIPYYISFGLGSSSSKSQRDAAIKYIQSSTNLIVQRQLMLRNTDFLPTNKHVTIPTRSSQALQAINTSFNDQVRGYSEEWPGVTRFVFGEKNNPNRYQELTSALADLISGYLTVDQTLDIFTSFSEGSKP is encoded by the coding sequence ATGACTACTGCTGCAGCCATTCCTGTTCTGCTAACAGGCTGCGCCAGGGGAATTCAGCCACCGAACACACTTTTCATCGCCTACGGGATAGAGGACAGCTGGTTCTCAAAAGAATCAAAAACGCTTATTGAGGGGAGGCTTACAGAATTCACTGAAAACTTTAAACGCACTAGCCCCGACACCAATGTAGTCTTATTCGGTTACAAATTTGGGCAACTTCAGGAACAAATCATCAGCGATACTAAGCTTAACTTAGGGCCAGATCTGATCGTTTCAGCGTCGGGGCTGATCAAAAGCCTACATAACAAAGGATACGTAGACGCGCTCCCAGCACGAATCAATTGGGATCAGACATACAGCCCTTTAGTAAAAGAGATTGCCAGCATCAAAGGCCAATATGTAGCGGCTCCGGTTTTAATTTTTACTCAGGTTGCTTGTTACAACAAACGAACAGTCCCAGCTTCACCTCAAACAATCCAGGAGCTGGAAGAGCTCACCGCCAGCGGAACACGCGTAGGCTTATCTCTCACGCCAGAAGGTTTGTGGTGGACTGCAGGTTCAATGGGCGCCATCAAAGAAATGAGCGCACTTGGACTCAATAAAAGCAAAACTACGAAATTCAAATCAATCCGCTCATGGCTTGCCTGGCTTCGAAAGGCCGCACTCTATAAAAACATTTCATTCTTCAAATCTGAGTTACGCAAAGATGAATCATTAATCAATGGTGAGCTGGACTGGATTAGCTGCGATGCTGGAGGAATCGAACAACTACGCAACAAGATGGGTGACACTCTTGGGGTTTCCGCACTTCCCAATGGCGCACAAACTGCTGCCTTCCCCATCCCTTACTACATTTCATTTGGACTTGGATCTAGCTCCAGCAAATCGCAGCGAGATGCCGCAATTAAATACATACAATCCAGCACAAATCTCATCGTGCAAAGGCAGCTCATGCTGCGAAACACTGACTTTCTACCGACCAACAAACATGTAACGATCCCCACCAGAAGCTCACAAGCACTGCAAGCTATAAATACGTCCTTCAACGATCAAGTAAGAGGGTATTCAGAAGAATGGCCTGGAGTGACACGCTTTGTCTTCGGTGAAAAAAACAATCCTAATCGATATCAAGAGTTAACATCTGCCCTCGCTGATCTAATTAGTGGTTACCTGACAGTTGATCAAACATTGGATATTTTCACCAGCTTTAGCGAGGGCAGCAAGCCATGA
- a CDS encoding mechanosensitive ion channel family protein, translated as MNAVLQELYAWLGYLNRPAVSWQLGFILVVIIAATILHKYRKGHRVSSSLDLLFGPLLLLVPSLLLRLIAVPTGISTQFGLIWGLWNVVSWLELRTQKRHRVSRVTPWLGKVVRPAILIAAITYFIDRLSSISSIALIQIGTILDAELIIGNVFISLIGLYLIFACSRTIAFVMAWLLQTLMRTKAQSRKLLEQLIQYLIVGIGTLLIALQAGFNVTALLWISGGLSVGLGFSLREIMANLLSGIWLLLEGWIQPGEVLMINGDPCRVTKLGLRATELSRSRDDATLLIPNFTFFTKDAESFTAGENERRESIHVSAAYKHEPKAVIAVLEQVAKEHQRVLNIPAPKAFAIDFSESSIDYKLKFSVPNPLEALSIGSELRQSIWVAFANNGIKATN; from the coding sequence ATGAATGCAGTTCTTCAGGAGCTCTATGCATGGCTGGGATATCTCAATCGACCTGCCGTCAGCTGGCAGTTGGGATTCATTCTGGTGGTCATCATCGCAGCAACGATTTTGCACAAATACAGGAAGGGCCACCGTGTGTCTTCCTCTCTCGACCTGCTCTTTGGTCCCCTGCTGCTGCTGGTGCCCAGCCTTTTACTGAGACTCATTGCTGTTCCCACAGGAATCAGTACTCAGTTTGGCTTGATCTGGGGTCTTTGGAACGTTGTGAGCTGGTTAGAGCTGAGGACTCAGAAGAGACACCGCGTTTCTCGAGTCACTCCTTGGCTAGGCAAAGTAGTACGCCCAGCCATTCTAATCGCTGCCATTACTTATTTTATCGATCGGCTAAGCAGTATTTCATCCATCGCACTAATTCAGATAGGCACCATTCTTGATGCAGAACTTATAATCGGCAATGTTTTTATATCACTCATTGGCCTCTATCTAATCTTCGCTTGCAGTCGAACAATCGCCTTTGTGATGGCCTGGCTGTTGCAAACACTGATGAGGACAAAAGCACAAAGTCGCAAACTGTTAGAACAACTCATTCAATACCTCATCGTCGGGATTGGTACTTTGTTAATAGCCCTACAGGCAGGCTTCAATGTCACAGCTTTGTTGTGGATCTCAGGTGGTTTGTCTGTTGGCCTTGGTTTTAGCCTCAGAGAAATCATGGCCAATCTTCTGAGCGGTATCTGGCTTCTACTCGAAGGTTGGATTCAACCAGGAGAAGTTCTAATGATCAACGGAGATCCCTGCAGAGTTACGAAACTAGGCCTCAGAGCCACTGAATTATCAAGATCACGAGATGATGCAACCTTATTGATCCCCAACTTTACCTTCTTCACGAAGGATGCTGAATCCTTCACCGCCGGAGAAAACGAGCGACGTGAATCGATTCACGTGAGTGCTGCTTACAAGCACGAACCGAAGGCCGTGATTGCTGTGCTTGAACAAGTTGCCAAGGAACATCAGCGAGTGCTGAATATACCGGCACCAAAAGCCTTTGCCATCGATTTCTCTGAATCATCGATCGACTACAAACTCAAGTTCTCAGTTCCCAATCCTCTCGAGGCCTTGTCCATCGGGAGTGAGTTAAGGCAGTCCATCTGGGTCGCTTTTGCTAACAATGGCATCAAAGCCACCAACTAA
- a CDS encoding ABC transporter permease, translating into MGRYWRTLRRFWGTALATQLEYQLNVLVELLAVALSLGGSLLLLSLFFGPGRELGGWNWNQALIVQGFYTVFDGMTTAWLRPNLGAIVTYVREGTLDFVLLKPIDSQFWVSLRTFAPAGLSEVVLGLGLAGWGAHQSGVVLTPVVLVTVLLMLMVAALILYSLWFLIAATSIWFVKTWNATEVLRALLASGRYPLEAYPAPLRLLFTLVLPVAFLTTVPAEVLLGRASLPLLALGFVLAGVFFAAARGFWLFALRHYTSASS; encoded by the coding sequence ATGGGGCGCTACTGGCGAACCTTGCGCCGTTTCTGGGGCACCGCTCTGGCCACCCAGCTGGAGTATCAGCTGAATGTGCTGGTGGAGCTGCTGGCGGTGGCTCTCAGCCTCGGCGGCAGCCTGCTGCTGCTCTCACTGTTTTTCGGCCCCGGTCGGGAGCTGGGGGGATGGAACTGGAATCAGGCCCTGATCGTGCAGGGCTTCTACACCGTCTTCGATGGCATGACGACCGCCTGGCTGAGGCCCAACCTGGGAGCGATCGTCACCTATGTGCGCGAGGGCACCCTTGATTTCGTGCTGCTCAAACCGATCGACAGTCAGTTCTGGGTTTCACTGCGCACCTTCGCTCCGGCGGGTCTTTCGGAGGTTGTTCTGGGCCTTGGCCTGGCCGGTTGGGGTGCGCATCAATCCGGTGTGGTGTTGACCCCAGTTGTGCTGGTCACGGTGTTGCTGATGCTGATGGTCGCTGCGCTGATTCTTTATTCACTGTGGTTTCTGATCGCTGCCACCAGCATCTGGTTCGTGAAGACCTGGAACGCCACGGAAGTGCTGCGGGCCCTGTTGGCTTCTGGTCGCTATCCGCTCGAGGCCTACCCGGCGCCGCTGAGGCTGCTGTTCACCCTGGTGCTTCCCGTGGCGTTTCTCACCACGGTTCCTGCTGAGGTGTTGTTGGGGCGGGCTTCACTGCCATTGTTGGCGTTGGGGTTTGTCTTGGCCGGGGTCTTTTTCGCTGCTGCCCGTGGCTTCTGGTTGTTCGCGTTGCGGCACTACACCTCGGCATCCAGTTAG